A DNA window from Candidatus Binataceae bacterium contains the following coding sequences:
- a CDS encoding lysylphosphatidylglycerol synthase domain-containing protein, whose translation MRRIETLIILLALAFYAWFLRRFGLSQVLEYVRLIGWGLLFTIALEAVARFANTLGWRVAIADCPAALGLGELFMARVAGEAIDYVTPSAQLGGQFVMALTVRRKLTMAVGLATVIIASLAEAIGQIGFISAALIAALPFAAHLHHRLLLPIIAGLLIAVALAGGFFYVQLRQPFSHLWKVAARFNVPQLADPEVKAAAAEADAILVDFYARQRGRFALSCLCYLLAWSMGPLEILIYLTLLHQPLNWTTPVLVEALGLLLERATFLIPGKLVSQEGGKALILALLGYPAAIGFAIGFLRRLKELVWVLFGLGWLTLHRVVAEKQSLVTRRARRNLLKMRGAHEGDI comes from the coding sequence ATGCGTCGCATTGAAACCCTGATAATCCTGCTGGCGCTGGCGTTTTATGCTTGGTTTCTGCGGCGCTTTGGACTGAGCCAGGTTCTCGAATACGTCAGGCTGATTGGCTGGGGGCTGCTATTTACGATCGCGCTCGAAGCCGTCGCGCGCTTCGCCAACACGCTCGGATGGCGCGTCGCGATTGCAGATTGTCCGGCCGCGCTAGGTCTCGGTGAACTCTTCATGGCGCGCGTCGCGGGCGAGGCGATTGACTACGTCACGCCTTCGGCGCAACTCGGCGGGCAATTTGTGATGGCGCTGACGGTCCGGCGCAAACTCACGATGGCGGTGGGGCTGGCGACGGTGATTATTGCGTCGCTGGCGGAAGCGATCGGCCAGATCGGCTTCATCAGCGCGGCGCTCATCGCCGCGCTGCCGTTTGCTGCTCACCTGCATCACCGTCTGCTCTTGCCGATCATCGCCGGTTTGCTGATCGCTGTCGCGCTCGCGGGCGGTTTTTTTTATGTGCAATTGCGCCAGCCCTTCTCCCATCTCTGGAAGGTCGCCGCCAGGTTCAATGTGCCGCAACTGGCCGACCCCGAAGTGAAAGCGGCCGCCGCCGAAGCCGACGCGATTCTGGTCGATTTCTACGCGCGCCAGCGTGGACGGTTCGCGCTCTCGTGCCTGTGTTACCTGCTCGCCTGGAGCATGGGTCCGCTCGAAATTCTGATATACCTGACGTTGCTCCATCAGCCGTTGAATTGGACCACGCCCGTGCTCGTCGAAGCCTTGGGACTCTTGCTCGAGCGCGCGACATTTCTGATACCGGGCAAGCTGGTCAGTCAGGAGGGGGGTAAGGCGCTGATACTCGCGCTCTTGGGCTATCCGGCCGCGATCGGTTTCGCGATCGGATTTTTACGGCGGCTCAAAGAGCTGGTTTGGGTGCTGTTCGGTCTCGGCTGGCTGACGCTCCATCGGGTGGTCGCTGAAAAGCAGTCTCTCGTCACGCGGCGCGCCCGCCGAAATCTGCTTAAGATGCGCGGTGCGCATGAAGGGGATATCTGA
- a CDS encoding class I SAM-dependent methyltransferase produces MAEEQSLDWGKVKEFAGLMTNDLGAAMQGALSYVGDRLGIFKTLASAGAVTSVELAAKTGLNERYLREWLGAMTAAKYISYDPAGSRYSMSREHAMILADETSPFFMGGFMQIAALEVGMAPKLLESFRTGKGIPQSEYPPEVFEGIERGSAPMYRHSLVRKWMPAMPEVVEALNNGGVALDVGCGSGRAVIALAQAYPKAKLFGYDGHPGSVERARANAAAAGVADRVVFDVVDCTKLPAEKFDFIATFDVVHDSVDPLGLLKSIRAALKPGGAYLMVEVNVSSNPEDNINPMGRMMYSASTLYCMTVSLAHGGAGIGAMMGEPKAQELTQQAGFTRFKRLPVKDAFSVLYEIRA; encoded by the coding sequence ATGGCCGAAGAGCAAAGTCTCGATTGGGGCAAGGTGAAGGAATTCGCCGGCCTGATGACCAACGATCTTGGCGCGGCGATGCAGGGGGCGCTCAGTTACGTCGGCGACCGTCTCGGCATCTTCAAGACCTTGGCCAGCGCCGGCGCAGTGACCAGCGTCGAGCTCGCGGCGAAGACCGGACTCAACGAACGCTACCTCCGCGAATGGCTCGGGGCCATGACCGCGGCGAAATATATCAGCTACGACCCCGCCGGCAGCCGCTACTCGATGTCGCGCGAGCACGCAATGATTCTGGCCGACGAGACCTCACCATTCTTCATGGGCGGCTTCATGCAGATCGCCGCGCTGGAAGTCGGGATGGCGCCCAAGCTGCTCGAATCCTTCCGCACCGGTAAAGGTATCCCGCAAAGCGAATATCCGCCCGAAGTCTTCGAGGGAATCGAGCGCGGCTCGGCGCCGATGTATCGCCACTCGCTCGTGCGCAAGTGGATGCCTGCGATGCCGGAGGTGGTCGAGGCGCTGAACAACGGCGGGGTTGCGCTCGACGTCGGCTGCGGCAGTGGCCGCGCGGTGATCGCACTGGCGCAGGCCTACCCCAAGGCGAAGCTCTTCGGTTACGACGGCCATCCGGGATCGGTCGAGCGGGCGCGCGCCAACGCCGCGGCGGCCGGCGTTGCCGATCGCGTCGTTTTCGACGTAGTCGATTGCACGAAGCTGCCGGCGGAGAAATTCGACTTCATCGCAACTTTCGACGTGGTTCACGATTCGGTCGATCCGCTCGGCCTGCTGAAATCGATTCGTGCGGCGCTCAAACCCGGCGGTGCCTATTTGATGGTTGAGGTCAACGTCTCGAGCAATCCCGAGGACAACATCAACCCGATGGGCCGCATGATGTATTCGGCGAGCACGCTCTATTGCATGACTGTCTCGCTGGCGCACGGCGGCGCCGGAATCGGCGCGATGATGGGCGAGCCCAAAGCGCAGGAGCTAACGCAACAGGCCGGCTTCACCCGCTTCAAACGCTTGCCGGTCAAGGACGCGTTTTCGGTGCTCTACGAAATCCGCGCCTGA
- a CDS encoding histidine phosphatase family protein: protein MPPLKDSNPTPTARGRFIMVRHGESEGNRDRHFTLTTETPLTDRGRQQAREAGRRIALRFRPERIVSSPFARARQTSEIIAEELQLPIEIVHDLHERDLGCLKGQSYDSLREMVRTDPNYDPANGWAWKPDGGESYEDVRRRVMVAMADLRERYAAREIVIVSHGGVMLSVWADLVGAWHGSHLPPNCGIVLVEHDRERMYPPKIVTGAEEGELG from the coding sequence ATGCCACCGCTTAAGGATTCAAATCCGACGCCTACTGCGCGCGGCCGCTTTATCATGGTTCGCCACGGTGAAAGCGAGGGCAACCGCGATCGTCACTTCACGCTGACGACGGAAACCCCGCTGACCGACCGGGGGCGCCAGCAGGCGCGGGAAGCCGGCCGGCGGATCGCGCTACGGTTCCGTCCCGAGCGGATCGTCTCGAGTCCGTTTGCGCGTGCGCGTCAGACCAGCGAGATCATCGCAGAAGAATTGCAGCTTCCGATCGAAATCGTCCACGACCTCCACGAGCGCGACCTCGGCTGCCTGAAGGGCCAATCATACGACTCCCTGCGTGAGATGGTGCGCACCGACCCGAATTATGATCCGGCCAACGGTTGGGCCTGGAAGCCCGACGGCGGCGAGAGCTACGAGGACGTGCGCCGCCGCGTGATGGTCGCGATGGCTGACTTGCGCGAGCGTTACGCCGCGCGCGAGATTGTGATTGTCAGCCACGGCGGCGTGATGCTCTCGGTGTGGGCGGATCTTGTCGGCGCCTGGCACGGCTCGCATCTGCCGCCGAACTGCGGGATCGTGCTGGTCGAGCACGATCGCGAGCGGATGTATCCGCCGAAGATCGTCACCGGCGCTGAGGAAGGCGAGCTCGGCTGA
- a CDS encoding peptidoglycan DD-metalloendopeptidase family protein, which yields MAERRKLHLARLSLAALGLGILIALAGCGAPAEVTASAASAIGTGGTHTVSRGETIYHIAHEYGVSPDRLIAVNHLTRPENLYVGEVLVIPGRMSEASALGFSDPWSVAPADRQFAWPVLAGVVSSPFGMRNGVMHDGVDIAAPAGTPVCAADDGRVVFSGRLHGYGNVVIVQHVDAYITVYGHNRRNLVSEGERIGKGREIAELGASGRASGPNLHFEVRYHNHPQNPLAYLPAPGPASGISFARNGGS from the coding sequence GTGGCGGAAAGAAGGAAGTTGCATCTTGCGCGGCTGAGCTTGGCCGCGCTTGGTCTCGGCATCCTGATCGCACTTGCCGGATGCGGTGCTCCTGCGGAGGTAACCGCGTCCGCGGCCAGCGCAATCGGTACCGGCGGCACTCATACCGTCAGTCGCGGCGAAACCATTTACCATATCGCGCATGAGTACGGGGTCAGCCCCGATCGTCTAATCGCAGTAAACCATCTGACTCGTCCAGAAAACCTCTACGTTGGCGAGGTTTTGGTGATCCCTGGCCGGATGTCTGAGGCATCGGCGTTAGGTTTCAGTGATCCCTGGTCGGTTGCGCCTGCCGATCGACAATTTGCGTGGCCAGTATTAGCGGGCGTGGTCTCATCGCCGTTCGGAATGCGCAACGGGGTGATGCACGATGGGGTCGATATCGCGGCGCCCGCTGGAACTCCCGTATGCGCTGCCGACGACGGCCGTGTGGTCTTCTCCGGACGACTGCATGGCTATGGCAATGTCGTAATTGTGCAACATGTGGACGCCTACATAACGGTGTACGGGCACAATCGGCGCAACCTCGTGAGTGAGGGCGAGCGCATCGGCAAGGGACGCGAGATCGCCGAGCTGGGCGCGAGCGGCCGCGCCTCCGGTCCCAACCTGCACTTCGAGGTCCGCTATCACAATCATCCGCAGAACCCGCTCGCTTATCTGCCGGCGCCGGGACCCGCCAGCGGGATCAGCTTTGCCCGCAACGGCGGCTCCTAG
- a CDS encoding adenine phosphoribosyltransferase, whose protein sequence is MLSAEELKQLVRNIPDFPQPGILFRDITPLIGDAEGLAALIDRIAEPWLGKIDRVVGIESRGFIVGAPVAYRLGVGLTIARKPGKLPFSTLSESYELEYGSASLQMHQDSFAERSRVLIVDDLLATGGTAQAAVRLVTQLGAEVAGCAFVIELKALGGRQRLAPLNCAALIEYD, encoded by the coding sequence ATGTTGTCCGCCGAAGAACTCAAGCAGCTCGTCCGTAACATTCCGGACTTTCCTCAGCCCGGAATCCTGTTTCGAGATATCACGCCGCTGATCGGCGACGCCGAGGGACTGGCCGCGCTGATTGACCGGATCGCCGAACCCTGGCTGGGCAAGATTGATCGCGTGGTGGGGATCGAATCGCGCGGTTTTATCGTTGGCGCACCGGTCGCCTACCGCCTCGGAGTCGGCCTCACGATCGCACGCAAACCCGGCAAACTGCCTTTCAGCACCCTGTCGGAGAGTTACGAGCTTGAATACGGGAGCGCGTCGCTGCAGATGCATCAGGACAGCTTCGCCGAGCGTTCACGCGTGCTGATAGTTGACGATCTTCTGGCCACCGGCGGCACCGCACAGGCAGCCGTCCGGCTGGTCACGCAGCTTGGCGCCGAAGTCGCGGGCTGCGCCTTCGTGATCGAGCTGAAGGCGCTCGGTGGCCGCCAGCGCCTCGCACCGCTCAATTGCGCGGCGCTGATCGAATACGATTAA
- a CDS encoding cation diffusion facilitator family transporter has protein sequence MKDAHDHRLEAGSDSGRIRIVLTITIVYFATELTGGFYANSLALMTDAIHMLTDIAALCMSLFTLWISARPANSDKSYGYLRAEILGALFNGLFLWMLVAFIWFEAAQRLRDPPHVRAAVVIAIGAVGIVVNSISAWLTFGTSRDGHANLAVRAVLIHVISDLIGCAGVVTAGAITYFTGWRAADPLVSFLIGGLIIYGSWGLIRDGVDILMESTPAHIDLERLREGLLAVAGAEEIHDLHVWSLASHQLALSAHAVVAGAGDQDRVLTDMTELIESQFNIHHITLQIERDNRKEREPGHF, from the coding sequence GTGAAAGACGCGCACGACCATCGTCTCGAAGCTGGCAGCGACAGTGGCCGAATCCGCATCGTATTGACGATCACGATCGTCTATTTCGCCACCGAATTGACTGGCGGCTTTTACGCCAACAGTCTCGCCCTGATGACCGACGCGATCCACATGCTCACCGATATTGCCGCGCTGTGCATGAGTCTCTTCACGCTGTGGATTTCGGCGCGCCCGGCCAATTCGGACAAGAGCTACGGCTACCTGCGTGCGGAAATCCTGGGCGCTTTGTTCAACGGGCTATTCCTGTGGATGCTGGTCGCATTTATCTGGTTCGAAGCGGCGCAACGCCTGCGCGATCCGCCGCACGTTCGGGCCGCGGTGGTTATAGCGATCGGGGCAGTCGGGATTGTGGTCAACAGCATCTCCGCGTGGCTTACTTTTGGGACGAGTCGCGACGGCCACGCGAATCTCGCCGTGCGCGCGGTACTGATCCATGTCATCTCCGACTTGATCGGATGCGCCGGCGTGGTGACTGCGGGCGCGATCACCTATTTCACCGGCTGGCGCGCGGCCGATCCGCTCGTCAGCTTCCTGATCGGCGGCCTGATTATTTATGGGTCGTGGGGTTTAATCCGCGACGGCGTGGACATCCTGATGGAATCGACACCGGCGCATATCGATCTGGAGCGGCTGCGCGAAGGCTTGCTCGCAGTCGCCGGCGCTGAAGAGATTCACGATCTGCACGTCTGGTCGCTGGCCAGCCATCAGCTAGCCCTCTCAGCGCACGCCGTTGTGGCGGGGGCGGGCGATCAAGATCGCGTGCTCACTGACATGACGGAGTTAATCGAAAGCCAATTCAACATCCATCACATCACCTTGCAGATTGAACGCGACAATCGTAAGGAGCGCGAGCCCGGTCATTTCTAA
- a CDS encoding thiamine phosphate synthase produces MFQLYLITDRKLAARHGGLRAIVEAALRAASTIASPGAVAVQLREKDLDAHELYELARALRELCSRYGAPLLVNDRLDVVMAAEADGVHLPANSFAVADARRLLGPSRLIGVSTHHAGEVVAAAHAGADFTVFGPVYSPLSKPAAGAGRGVAALFAAAHAGAPMPVYALGGITTERIDRWAGVAAPGSDRPRGAAVIGAVFGAEDPATATIALLRALSAAH; encoded by the coding sequence GTGTTCCAACTCTACCTGATCACTGATCGCAAGCTGGCGGCGCGCCATGGCGGGCTGCGTGCGATAGTGGAGGCGGCGCTGCGCGCCGCCTCCACTATCGCGTCCCCGGGCGCTGTCGCCGTCCAGTTACGTGAGAAAGACCTCGACGCGCATGAGCTCTACGAGTTGGCGCGCGCGCTGCGCGAACTATGCTCGCGCTATGGCGCTCCGCTGCTCGTCAACGATCGCCTCGATGTTGTGATGGCCGCAGAGGCCGACGGTGTGCATTTGCCGGCGAACTCGTTCGCCGTCGCAGATGCACGCCGCCTCCTCGGACCGTCGCGCCTGATAGGCGTCTCGACGCACCACGCCGGCGAGGTCGTGGCGGCCGCTCATGCGGGCGCCGACTTCACGGTTTTCGGGCCGGTCTACTCACCGCTGTCAAAGCCCGCGGCCGGCGCGGGACGCGGCGTCGCGGCGCTCTTCGCCGCTGCCCACGCGGGCGCTCCGATGCCCGTGTATGCGCTCGGCGGCATTACCACCGAGCGCATAGACAGATGGGCGGGGGTGGCCGCTCCAGGGAGCGACCGCCCCCGCGGAGCCGCCGTCATTGGTGCGGTCTTCGGTGCCGAAGACCCGGCCACCGCGACCATTGCATTGCTGCGCGCCCTCTCAGCCGCGCATTAG
- a CDS encoding thiazole synthase has translation MNNDSFELAGRIYQSRLIVGTGKYRDFAETKAAIEASGAEIVTVAVRRVNITDASKENLLDYIDPSRYQILPNTAGCYTVEEAVRTCRLAREAGVGDLVKLEVIGDQQTLFPDVPATLEAAKILVKEGFKVLPYITDDPVACLRLAEIGCAAVMPLAAPIGSGMGIRNPYNLRIILEQARVPVIVDAGVGTASDAVEAMELGCDGLLVNSAIAAAKDPIAMARAVRLGVEAGRLAYRAGRIEMKLYATASSPLSGMIR, from the coding sequence ATGAACAATGACTCTTTTGAGTTGGCGGGCCGCATCTATCAATCGCGGCTGATCGTCGGGACCGGTAAGTACCGCGACTTCGCGGAAACCAAGGCTGCCATCGAGGCGAGCGGCGCCGAAATTGTCACGGTAGCCGTGCGCCGCGTGAATATCACCGACGCCAGCAAGGAAAACCTGCTCGATTATATTGATCCTTCGCGCTATCAAATCCTGCCCAACACCGCGGGCTGTTACACTGTCGAAGAAGCTGTGCGAACCTGCCGGCTGGCGCGCGAGGCGGGGGTGGGCGACCTCGTCAAGCTCGAGGTAATCGGCGATCAGCAGACCCTCTTTCCCGACGTTCCGGCGACGCTCGAGGCGGCAAAGATTCTGGTCAAGGAAGGCTTCAAGGTGTTGCCCTACATTACCGACGATCCGGTCGCCTGTCTGCGGCTTGCCGAAATCGGTTGCGCGGCCGTGATGCCGTTAGCCGCGCCGATCGGCTCGGGCATGGGTATCCGCAATCCCTACAATCTCCGCATTATTCTCGAGCAGGCGCGCGTGCCAGTGATTGTTGACGCCGGCGTCGGCACGGCGTCGGACGCGGTCGAAGCGATGGAGCTCGGATGCGACGGACTGCTGGTGAATTCCGCGATCGCGGCCGCGAAAGATCCGATCGCGATGGCGCGGGCGGTCCGCCTGGGAGTGGAGGCTGGGCGGCTGGCGTATCGCGCGGGTCGCATCGAGATGAAGCTCTATGCGACCGCGTCGAGTCCGCTGAGCGGCATGATTCGCTAG
- the thiS gene encoding sulfur carrier protein ThiS, producing MASNTDSFQVVLNGEPHAVADDARLTALFDHLNLRRGRVAVEINQVVIPKADWDAVVLRPGDKVEIVNFVGGG from the coding sequence ATGGCATCCAACACCGACAGCTTCCAAGTCGTGCTCAACGGCGAGCCCCACGCGGTTGCCGATGATGCGCGGCTGACCGCCCTCTTCGACCACTTGAACCTGCGGCGCGGCCGTGTTGCCGTGGAAATAAATCAAGTCGTGATACCCAAAGCTGACTGGGACGCCGTCGTGCTCCGGCCCGGCGATAAGGTTGAGATCGTGAACTTTGTCGGCGGCGGGTGA
- the alr gene encoding alanine racemase, giving the protein MRDDSGRPTVAEIDRAALRANYRALAAYTNGANIMAVVKADAYGHGAVEAARVLRDQGCGHFGVATIEEARELRAAGVRERLYLLGGFFAAQAELIAELDLTAAIFDPALIEPLDRASARAGRGALRVHLKLDTGATRLGILPADLDAAITLMKRARALCFEGAFTLLASAADPASPVTDRQLAIFHDAIARLRAAGFALAVNHVANSAAIVLRPDAHLNLMRPGLALYGLPPVQAVRERIELTPVMTFKTRLMQLKRVPAATGVSYGHTFTTSRASTIGVLPVGYADGYRRGLQHGGEVLIRGRRAPVVGAICMDLTMVDLTGVAEARVGDEVILWGTSGGTILSVNDVARIARTISYEMLCTVGRRVARVYLN; this is encoded by the coding sequence ATGCGAGATGACAGCGGGCGGCCGACTGTAGCCGAAATCGATCGGGCAGCGCTGCGCGCCAATTATCGCGCGCTCGCCGCCTACACCAACGGCGCAAACATCATGGCGGTGGTCAAGGCTGACGCTTACGGGCATGGCGCGGTCGAGGCTGCGCGAGTGCTGCGCGATCAGGGTTGCGGGCATTTTGGCGTCGCCACGATCGAGGAGGCGCGCGAGTTGCGCGCCGCCGGCGTGCGCGAGCGGCTCTATCTGCTGGGCGGGTTCTTCGCGGCGCAGGCCGAGCTGATTGCTGAACTCGATCTGACGGCGGCGATCTTCGATCCTGCGCTGATCGAGCCGCTCGACCGGGCGTCGGCTCGCGCCGGCCGCGGCGCCCTGCGGGTTCATCTCAAGCTCGATACGGGAGCGACCCGCCTCGGGATCCTGCCGGCTGATCTCGATGCGGCGATCACACTGATGAAGCGGGCGCGCGCGCTGTGCTTCGAGGGCGCTTTCACGCTGCTCGCCAGCGCGGCCGATCCAGCCAGCCCGGTGACCGACCGGCAGCTCGCGATTTTTCATGACGCCATCGCACGACTGCGAGCGGCCGGATTCGCGCTGGCGGTAAATCACGTCGCGAACTCGGCGGCGATTGTGCTGCGCCCGGATGCTCATCTGAATCTGATGCGCCCCGGGCTCGCGCTCTATGGCCTGCCGCCGGTGCAGGCGGTCCGCGAGCGGATCGAACTGACACCGGTGATGACCTTCAAGACGCGGCTGATGCAGCTCAAACGGGTGCCCGCCGCAACCGGCGTCAGCTATGGCCATACGTTCACGACCTCGCGCGCGAGCACGATCGGGGTGCTGCCGGTGGGCTATGCCGACGGCTACCGACGGGGTTTGCAGCATGGCGGCGAAGTGCTGATCCGGGGACGGCGCGCACCCGTGGTCGGCGCGATCTGCATGGACTTGACGATGGTCGATCTGACCGGTGTCGCGGAGGCGCGGGTCGGTGACGAAGTGATTCTGTGGGGGACCAGTGGCGGGACGATCCTGAGCGTCAACGATGTCGCGCGCATCGCACGGACTATCTCATATGAGATGCTCTGCACGGTCGGCCGCCGCGTTGCGCGGGTCTATCTGAATTGA
- the purH gene encoding bifunctional phosphoribosylaminoimidazolecarboxamide formyltransferase/IMP cyclohydrolase gives MPSDKVMSSDKIKSPDNLKPTDKIKIGRALLGVSDKAGLADFARTLERHGIELISTGGTKAALEGAGVKVRAVEDFTGFPEILDGRVKTLHPKIHGGILARRDQPAHRRQMAEHQLQPIDLVVVNFYPFEDTVAKADVSREEAIENIDIGGPAMVRAAAKNYADVAVVVDPGDYAALAAELESNDGALGAATRWRLMRKAFARVAAYDCAIANYLGAAGDEAAPLGASFSLTLERTQALRYGENPHQRGALYGDFHRVAEQLHGRELSFNNVFDISSALNLMADFSDYREAVVAILKHNTPCGVGVGATLKAAWDKAFATDPDSPFGGIIIANRPWDLEFARAVDELFTEVLIGPDFPAEVIDFLRKKKNRRLMRCHPERIRRDELDLRKVVGGLLVQTADLSLEDARAGKVVTQRRPSEDELDAMNFGIRVCKHIKSNAIAFVNADRTLAVGGGATSRIDPVYAAREKAARLGVALRGSVLVSEALFPFPDGPTLAAEAGATAIAQPGGSARDDEVIAAADRLGLAMVFTGVRHFRH, from the coding sequence ATGCCTTCCGACAAGGTCATGTCTTCCGACAAGATCAAGTCCCCAGACAACCTCAAACCCACCGACAAGATTAAAATCGGCCGCGCGCTGCTTGGCGTTTCAGATAAGGCGGGCTTGGCTGATTTCGCGCGCACACTCGAGCGTCACGGGATCGAGTTGATTTCGACTGGCGGGACCAAGGCGGCGCTCGAAGGCGCGGGGGTCAAGGTGCGGGCGGTAGAGGATTTCACGGGCTTTCCGGAGATTCTCGATGGTCGCGTCAAGACGCTGCATCCAAAGATCCACGGCGGCATCCTCGCGCGGCGCGACCAACCGGCGCATCGCCGACAGATGGCGGAGCATCAGCTTCAGCCGATCGACCTCGTCGTGGTGAATTTCTATCCATTCGAGGATACGGTCGCGAAAGCCGATGTGAGCCGCGAGGAGGCGATCGAAAATATCGATATCGGCGGTCCGGCGATGGTGCGGGCGGCGGCAAAGAACTACGCGGACGTAGCGGTGGTCGTCGATCCGGGGGACTATGCGGCGCTCGCCGCGGAGCTGGAAAGCAACGACGGCGCGCTCGGCGCGGCGACCCGCTGGCGGCTAATGCGCAAGGCTTTCGCGCGGGTCGCGGCTTACGACTGCGCGATCGCGAACTACCTCGGCGCGGCAGGCGACGAGGCGGCGCCTCTGGGCGCGAGCTTCAGCCTCACGCTGGAGCGCACGCAGGCACTGCGCTATGGCGAGAATCCTCATCAGCGCGGCGCGCTGTATGGAGATTTTCATCGCGTCGCCGAACAATTGCACGGCCGCGAGCTTTCCTTCAACAACGTTTTCGATATCAGCTCGGCGCTCAACCTGATGGCCGATTTCAGCGACTATCGCGAAGCCGTGGTCGCGATTCTCAAACACAACACGCCCTGCGGCGTGGGCGTCGGCGCGACCCTCAAGGCAGCGTGGGACAAGGCCTTCGCCACCGATCCGGATTCGCCGTTCGGCGGGATCATAATCGCGAACCGGCCGTGGGACCTCGAATTCGCGCGCGCCGTCGACGAACTCTTCACGGAGGTTTTGATCGGGCCGGATTTTCCCGCCGAGGTGATCGACTTCTTGCGCAAGAAGAAGAACCGCCGCCTGATGCGCTGTCATCCGGAGCGCATCAGACGCGACGAACTCGACCTGCGCAAAGTCGTCGGCGGCCTGCTGGTGCAGACCGCCGATCTGAGCCTCGAGGATGCGCGCGCGGGCAAAGTGGTCACGCAGCGGAGGCCCTCGGAGGACGAACTCGACGCGATGAATTTCGGGATCCGGGTTTGCAAGCATATCAAGTCCAATGCGATCGCTTTCGTCAATGCTGATCGCACACTCGCGGTCGGCGGCGGCGCGACCTCGCGGATCGATCCGGTATATGCGGCGCGCGAAAAGGCGGCGCGCCTTGGCGTTGCGCTGCGCGGTTCGGTGCTGGTCTCGGAAGCGCTCTTCCCCTTCCCCGATGGACCGACGCTGGCGGCCGAAGCCGGCGCCACCGCGATCGCGCAGCCCGGCGGCTCGGCGCGCGACGACGAAGTGATCGCTGCGGCCGATCGGCTCGGTCTCGCGATGGTCTTTACCGGCGTGAGGCATTTCCGCCATTAA